The Argentina anserina chromosome 3, drPotAnse1.1, whole genome shotgun sequence genome includes a region encoding these proteins:
- the LOC126786941 gene encoding receptor-like protein EIX2: MGDGLSSNIDSHTCLEEERQALLSFKQDLADPSGRLSSWVGHACCQWQGTSLNPPLVSCNNRTGHAEKMDLRNPYPDAYPDDWHSTEYRRSFLKGKINPSLIRLKHLSYLDLSWNDFQDYPIPKFIGQLKSLRYLNLSYSQFAGEIPSSLGNLSYLNYLDLYLYECYSKDMNWLSHLPSLKYLNLSYVNLNSTGVRWLHDVLMLPSLLELHLSSCQINGRLHQLPPLAINFTSLLVLDLSDNFHISSFPVWLLNLIGLKSLEYLNLSDMDLEGQIPRVIGHLCKLKMLDLRFNKFDGDLEEFLSVFSNCQKNGEMGSQLQHLDLSANSLSGSFPESFRHLSSLKTLDLSSNSLSGSFPESFRHLSSLKTLDLSYNRMNGSVIPQGLGQLSQLVDLDLSGNSWEGILTEAHFINLTKLKTFRISRDNKSASLSINVTYDWLPPFNLSTLYIKNCRVGPEFPVWLRSQTQLVDVLLDNAEISGRIPEEWLLTISSQVQYLQLPDNHIGGRFPFHFKFPRITVMDLSHNHFEGTLHISPINVPVLTELHLSDNHLKGTIPPSICQVPTMIILSLRNNQFSGEFPQEWSLWRDIVVVDVSNNTLSGKIPSSMGIPTTLRVLKMSNNHFEGEIPSSLQNCSALVDIDLSGNELAGIIPTWMGSMLSELQVLQLRFNFLSGNIPQQLCHLQSLHILDLSHNNISETIPKCLGNLTALRSKVSMRTFFGSYDELTTVIMKGRELEYTFDHALDLVMSIDFSSNNLEGGIPDEISSLVGLGSLNLSMNQLTGKVPRMLGHLSMLETLDLSHNHLSGEIPQSLSSLTSLSHFNVSYNNLYGRIPSGFQLQTLDNSSYIGNPSLCAFPLSTMCQGDEDGGQTPAGDVEDEHDNGKLGFFISMVLGFVIGFWGVCGTLLIKTSWRYAYFQFFDNIKDEMIVAITVKIARLRRRL, from the exons ATGGGGGATGGGCTTTCGAGCAATATTGATTCACATACATGCTTGGAGGAAGAGAGGCAAGCACTTCTCAGCTTCAAACAAGATCTTGCCGATCCTTCGGGCAGACTTTCCTCTTGGGTGGGTCATGCATGCTGTCAATGGCAAGGG ACTAGCCTAAATCCGCCACTGGTTTCATGCAACAATCGAACCGGTCACGCTGAAAAGATGGACCTCCGGAATCCATATCCAGATGCCTACCCTGATGATTGGCACTCCACAGAGTATAGGCGGTCCTTTTTGAAGGGTAAAATAAATCCTTCATTGATTCGCTTGAAACATTTATCTTACTTAGATCTAAGTTGGAACGATTTTCAAGATTATCCTATCCCCAAGTTTATTGGCCAGCTTAAGAGTTTGAGGTATCTCAATCTCTCATATTCCCAATTTGCTGGAGAGATTCCCTCTTCTCTTGGTAACCTCTCATACTTGAACTATCTTGATCTTTATCTTTATGAATGTTATTCGAAAGATATGAATTGGCTTTCTCATCTCCCTTCCCTAAAGTACCTCAACCTTAGCTATGTGAATCTCAACAGCACAGGAGTACGTTGGTTACATGATGTTCTCATGCTGCCTTCACTCTTAGAGTTGCATTTGTCTAGTTGCCAGATTAATGGAAGGCTTCATCAGCTGCCACCCCTCGCGATCAATTTCACATCGCTTTTGGTCCTCGATTTGTCTGacaattttcatatttcttcatTCCCCGTGTGGCTTTTAAACCTTATAGGCCTCAAATCCCTTGAATACCTAAACTTATCGGATATGGACCTTGAAGGTCAAATTCCTCGAGTTATCGGACATCTGTGCAAGCTAAAGATGTTAGATCTTCGGTTCAATAAATTCGACGGAGATCTTGAAGAGTTTTTGAGTGTTTTTTCAAATTGCCAAAAAAATGGGGAGATGGGAAGCCAATTGCAGCATCTTGACCTCTCTGCCAACTCTCTTTCTGGATCATTTCCAGAATCTTTTCGACACTTATCATCCTTGAAGACACTGGACCTCTCTAGCAACTCTCTTTCTGGATCATTTCCAGAATCTTTTCGACACTTGTCATCCTTGAAGACACTGGACCTCTCTTATAACCGTATGAACGGTTCCGTTATTCCTCAAGGTCTCGGACAACTCTCTCAACTTGTTGACCTAGACCTGTCTGGGAATTCATGGGAAGGAATATTAACGGAAGCGCATTTCATCAATCTCACGAAATTGAAGACATTCCGGATAAGCAGAGATAATAAATCAGCATCTCTCAGTATCAATGTGACTTATGACTGGCTTCCCCCATTTAACCTCAGCACACTTTACATTAAAAATTGTAGAGTGGGTCCCGAGTTCCCGGTATGGCTTCGTTCTCAAACTCAATTGGTTGATGTCCTCCTTGATAATGCTGAAATTTCTGGCCGAATACCTGAGGAATGGCTCTTGACGATATCTTCCCAGGTTCAATATTTGCAGTTACCTGACAATCACATTGGCGGACGATTTCCGTTCCATTTCAAATTCCCCAGAATAACTGTCATGGATTTGAGTCATAATCATTTTGAGGGTACACTACACATTTCCCCCATTAATGTGCCTGTACTAACAGAGTTGCATCTTTCTGATAATCATTTGAAAGGAACCATTCCACCTTCAATTTGCCAAGTGCCAACAATGATAATCCTCTCTCTAAGAAACAATCAATTTTCTGGAGAGTTCCCTCAGGAATGGAGTCTATGGAGAGACATAGTTGTCGTGGATGTCTCGAACAACACTCTCTCTGGTAAAATTCCCAGTTCAATGGGCATTCCAACTACTCTCAGAGTTTTGAAGATGAgcaacaatcattttgagGGAGAAATTCCTTCTTCCTTGCAAAATTGCTCTGCTTTGGTTGATATCGACTTAAGTGGCAACGAACTCGCTGGAATCATACCCACATGGATGGGGTCAATGCTATCTGAATTGCAAGTTTTACAATTGCGATTCAACTTTCTAAGCGGAAATATTCCCCAGCAGTTGTGCCATCTTCAATCCCTTCATATCCTAGACCTCAGCCATAACAACATTTCAGAGACTATTCCCAAGTGTTTGGGTAATTTGACTGCTCTACGCTCCAAGGTGTCCATGAGGACATTTTTTGGTTCCTACGATGAGTTGACGACAGTTATCATGAAAGGAAGAGAACTTGAATATACGTTTGATCATGCGTTGGATTTGGTAATGAGCATTGATTTTTCCTCAAATAATTTAGAAGGCGGAATCCCGGACGAAATAAGTTCTCTTGTTGGATTgggttccttgaacttgtcaATGAACCAACTAACTGGAAAGGTTCCACGGATGCTCGGACACTTGAGCATGTTGGAAACTCTTGATCTCTCACACAACCACCTTTCAGGAGAAATTCCCCAGAGCTTGTCTTCTTTAACCTCACTGTCTCACTTCAACGTGTCTTATAATAATCTGTATGGCAGAATTCCTTCAGGTTTTCAACTACAGACACTGGATAATTCATCCTACATCGGGAATCCATCACTATGTGCTTTTCCTCTTTCAACTATGTGTCAAGGAGATGAAGATGGCGGCCAAACTCCAGCAGGAGACGTTGAAGATGAACATGATAATGGAAAACTTGGTTTCTTTATCAGCATGGTCCTCGGGTTTGTCATAGGCTTTTGGGGTGTTTGCGGCACGTTACTCATAAAGACGTCGTGGAGGTATGCATATTTTCAGTTCTTTGACAATATCAAAGATGAGATGATAGTAGCAATTACAGTGAAGATAGCCCGCTTGCGGAGACGATTGTGA
- the LOC126787766 gene encoding actin-related protein 2/3 complex subunit 2A, whose protein sequence is MILLQSHSRFLLDTLLNRLQNIEKAVELDYHWAEFDDVRYHIQVTMKNPHIVLLSVSLPTPPPETVFLSGLPAGAIEAIKTAYGSVVQILDPPRDGFNLTLKLNLSKLPTDEEYKHALLVKIASIREVVLGAPLRVVLKQLASRTVPSDIDPLLALVHRPKESYFLIPQAEKLTVVFPMRFKDSIDIALATSFLQEFVDARRTAGLNNAPYCIWSPIPPLELKGAPDEALSVNAGFVTFVILPRHVEGKKLDRTVWSLSTFHAYVSYHVKCSEGFMHTRMRRRVESLIEALDRAKPGVENARKNAAQNRSFKRLSLKEARKHSFN, encoded by the exons ATGATACTTCTCCAATCCCATTCAAGATTCCTCCTCGACACCTTGCTCAATCGCCTCCAAAA CATCGAAAAAGCTGTGGAGCTTGACTACCATTGGGCCGAGTTCGATGACGTCCGCTACCACATTCAG GTGACGATGAAGAACCCACACATTGTGCTGCTTTCGGTTTCGCTGCCGACTCCGCCTCCGGAGACAGTGTTCTTGAGTGGGCTGCCTGCTGGGGCTATAGAAGCTATCAAGACTGCTTATGGATCAGTGGTGCAGATTCTGGACCCACCTAGAGATGGGTTCAATCTTACTTTGAAGCTCAATCTCTCTAAACTTCCTACAGATGAAG AGTACAAACATGCTCTTTTGGTAAAGATTGCATCCATTAGGGAAGTGGTGCTAGGAGCTCCATTGAGAGTAGTTCTGAAGCAGCTTGCTTCAAGGACTGTTCCTTCCGATATTGATCCACTTCTTGCTCTTGTGCATCGGCCAAAAGAGTCTTATTTCCTTATACCTCAG GCAGAAAAGTTGACCGTGGTCTTCCCTATGAGATTCAAGGACTCTATTGATATTGCTCTTGCAACTTCCTTCCTGCAG GAATTTGTGGATGCAAGACGTACGGCTGGACTTAATAATGCTCCTTACTGTATATGGTCGCCGATCCCTCCTTTAGAACTAAAGGGGGCTCCTGATGAAGCTCTATCTGTCAATGCGGGATTCGTTacttttg TAATCTTACCTCGTCATGTGGAAGGCAAGAAGCTGGATCGAACAGTTTGGAGTTTATCAACTTTCCATGCATATGTTAGTTATCATGTTAAG TGTTCAGAGGGATTCATGCATACAAGGATGCGACGTCGTGTAGAATCTTTGATTGAG GCTCTTGATCGTGCTAAGCCTGGAGTGGAGAATGCAAGGAAGAATGCAGCTCAGAATAGATCCTTTAAGCGGCTG AGCCTCAAGGAAGCTAGGAAACATTCTTTTAATTAA
- the LOC126787903 gene encoding LOW QUALITY PROTEIN: membrane-bound transcription factor site-2 protease homolog (The sequence of the model RefSeq protein was modified relative to this genomic sequence to represent the inferred CDS: inserted 2 bases in 2 codons; deleted 1 base in 1 codon; substituted 1 base at 1 genomic stop codon) encodes MEGSRFLRFVMPRRTPQTQNPTLLPTTHSLSHSHSHSTATVSCCYCDYKLFSFKDPIVHLGHSHSLFLQXVGVGFSLSALLAVSLLLLLLPLTLLPNRLFPSSLSSFFSTPLNNAVYVVVATLFSVSVHEFGHALSAASEGIRMEYVAVFVACLFPGALVAFDDDVMEALPCFSALRVYCAGIWHNAVCCVVCGLALLLLPFMLFPFYVHGESPMVLGVPSTSPLSGYLSCGDVIVSVDXVPIRNAQEWMDMAAFLNELSLNDGKSNMDAQRVGTSGKGYCVTNPLLEESKRMVGGKNQSLCSDSLTSFTSVPCAYRSISGEDHLRSIEKTYCLNAKDVVKLSKCGDGWPPAVTNGNNCFCSQDESCLSPIQIPGLIWVRLEVTCSRPCSLECLRAKRKSFADSGNSDSMESNCGGTFVFVGNIISMARSVQLTAYXPRWAFPLGTYLPNVLERILRCTFQVSLTLALLNSLPVYLLDGESILEASLLHFTLLSPRKRRKVVQVCLLGGTLMSILVSLKIVLYGL; translated from the exons ATGGAAGGAAGCCGATTCCTTCGGTTCGTTATGCCAAGAAGAACCCCACAAACCCAAAACCCCACTCTCCTCCCCACCACTCACTCCCTCTCCCACTCCCACTCTCACTCCACCGCCACCGTCTCCTGCTGCTACTGCGACTACAAACTCTTCTCCTTCAAAGACCCCATCGTCCACTTGGGCCACAGCCACTCCCTCTTCCTCC TCGTCGGCGTCGGCTTCTCCCTCTCCGCCCTCCTCGCcgtctccctcctcctcctcctcctccccctcACTCTCCTCCCCAACCGCCTCTTCCCCTCATCActctcctccttcttctccacccCACTAAACAACGCCGTCTACGTCGTCGTCGCAACTCTCTTTTCTGTCTCGGTACACGAGTTCGGCCACGCACTTTCTGCTGCCAG TGAGGGGATACGTATGGAGTATGTGGCTGTGTTTGTCGCGTGTTTGTTTCCTGGGGCTCTGGTGGCTTTTGATGATGATGTAATGGAAGCATTGCCTTGTTTCTCGGCGCTGAGGGTTTATTGTGCTGGGATTTGGCACAATGCTGTG TGCTGTGTGGTTTGTGGATTGGCGTTGCTGCTTCTGCCGTTTATGTTGTTTCCGTTTTACGTACACGGTGAAAGCCCCATG GTGTTGGGTGTGCCTTCTACGTCGCCCTTGTCTGGTTACTTGTCTTGCGGGGATGTGATTGTATCGGTGG GTGTGCCTATACGTAATGCGCAAGAGTGGATGGATATGGCGGCTTTCTTGAATGAGTTGTCACTTAATGATGGAAAGAGCAACATGGATGCTCAAAGAGTTGGGACAAGCGGGAAGGGGTACTGTGTTACTAACCCTTTGTTGGAAGAAAGCAAACGGATGGTTGGGGGAAAAAACCAGTCTTTGTGTTCTGACAGTCTTACATCATTTACAAGTGTTCCATGTGCTTATAGAAGCATCTCCGGTGAAGATCACTTGAGAAGTATTGAGAAAACGTACTGCTTGAATGCTAAGGATGTAGTTAAGCTTAGTAAATGTGGTGATGGATGGCCGCCTGCCGTAACCAATGGAAACAACTGCTTCTGTTCGCAG GATGAGTCTTGCTTGAGTCCAATTCAAATTCCCGGCTTAATATGGGTT AGGCTTGAGGTCACTTGTTCAAGGCCTTGTTCTCTGGAATGCTTGCGAGCTAAAAGAAAATCTTTTGCAGACTCGGGAAATTCTGATTCCATGGAATCTAACTGTGGGGGGACTTTTGTCTTTGTTGGTAACATTATCTCCATGGCACGGTCAGTCCAGCTAACTGCATATTGACCTCGTTGGGCATTTCCTTTGGGTACATATCTTCCAAATGTACTCGAAAGGATTTTGAGATGCACATTCCAGGTGTCTCTAACACTAGCTCTTCTCAACAGTTTGCCA GTATACTTGTTGGATGGTGAATCAATTTTAGAGGCAAGTCTTCTACACTTCACTTTGCTGTCCCcaaggaaaagaaggaaagTTGTTCAAGTTTGTCTTCTTGGGGGCACACTCATGTCCATCCTGGTCTCTTTGAAGATTGTTTTGTATGGTTTGTAG